GAAGAATCAACAAGAGAGATTCTAGTGAGTTTGCCTGTGAAATCGTTGCTAAGATTCAAATGTGTGTGCAAAAATTGGGGCAGTCTTATCAGTAACCCTAGCTTCACTGTAGACCACTGTAAGAAGAAGAAACCTTTGCAACACTTGATTTATGATTATGGTGCGGGCGATGATGCTCCTAATATCACTTTGGTTTCTGATAAGGGTATAGATGAACAAAAAAGTTTCCACAGGTTTGCTGGAGATCGTATTAATAACTTGTTAGGTTCTATCGATGGCGTGTTTTTCATAGAAGGAGAAATTGGTGATGACATTTTGTGTGCATTATGGAATCCAGCTAATAGAGAGGTGAGATACCTCCCTGGTGCACCAATTAGCTTTGAATGGTTTGCACTTGGTCGTCATTTAGTGTTCGGATTAGAGCCTATAACCAAGGATTATAAAGTGCTTTATTATAATGAATGTGAAGAATATGCAGCGATCTACTCATGTTCTATGGATTCATGGAAATTCTTCAAACATAACACATACGTATTTGAAAATACTAGTAGGTGTGAACAAAACATGTATAATACTGCTGATTATTTGAATGGATGTTATTATTGGTTGTTAAACGAGAGgaataataaatatagaattCTTTCGTTTGACTTTGGGAATGAGGCGTTTGCAAAGATGGAAGGGCCACCACGTGGTATCGAGGATTATACTTGGTCGGTAACTCTGATGTTGCTTGGTGACTCCCTTGGCATCTTGAACTTTGTTGAGGGTTGTATTAATGATGTATGGGTAATGATACAACCTGGCGTTTGGAACAAATTCCTGACCTTTCATCTCACTACGCGTACTAAGTCATTTTATGACAATTGTTTTATTTGTGTAACTAAAAGTTCCCGACTGGCCTCCTATAATGTTATGACAAACAAGACGAGGCTCCTTGAATATCGTCATCCGGGCCTGAAGTCACCTCCAGCGTGTGGTGGATGTGGGGTTTACTATTATAAAGAGAGTTTAGTAAAAATTAAACGACAAGGGAATAGTGAGCTTCATCTCAATCGTTGTTTCACAAAAATGTCGAACAAACATTAAATTTCAATAGGGTTATTGATTTATGGTTCCTTCTAGCTAGCTTTCATTAGGTGCAATATGATATTATAGTCTCTTCTAAGTTGTTGGTTATTGTGAACATCttactattattaatttttatcaaagTAAAGTGAATTTTAATTCATGTTGGATCTGTTATTGGCATTGTTagacataaaatattttcctgaaCACTCTTGCATTGTTCATGTGAAAGACAATAGTCAAGATATTAGTAAATAATGATTCTTTGTACATTTTTCACAGACATTAGGACCAGTGTAAGTGTTTCCTCTTccatttataattaaaatggtttacctatatatatatatatatattttttatgttattacttTAGTGTTTAtgcataattcatttttataattaacaCAATCAAACATTGCATGCTTAACATTGGTACTATGAAAATGAATACTATTTGTTTATAATTAATACCAAATAAATTCTAAAGTGTGTGGGTTTAGTATTATAAAGAGAGCTTCGTAATAATTAAATGGGTATGGCGACTCCCCAACTTcttcaatattaattaactagTAGTGTACAAAcatttattcaaatattatttttttgggacaTTTCTaatgatttatttgatattgtattggtaAGGACACCCATGATATATAATAACAGGTATTTTCTCAAAGAGAAAGTTTTACTCAGATTGTCAATAAAGTTATACAACACAACTTAGAGGTTGATCTCTAgataattaattacaaaaaataacgCTTTGCAAAAAGTTATATctgaataaaattaaattatacattaatCTTTAGCCCATCcattctattttatatatatatatatatatatatatatatacatatatatatatatatatatacatatatatatatatatatattcaaatctTTCATTCTCACACACAAAACCTCTAATTAATGTAGTGATGCTTCCGATTGACCCTgcaattaaaaattcaaatatatataataaaaatgaagtaacGTAATGATAAtgatactattattattaatattagtaACGATCAActatatattatcatataataTTGTTTTGAAAGCTAGCTAGCTAGGAACATAGATTTATAGATATTAGTCTTCGATCCGATCCGATCCGATCCGATCCTTAAGCTGCTAATTCCTTGATCAGCTAGctgaaaattaattaagaaaagaaaagaaaaaaacaaatttttaatgaattaatgaattgGTAAGGGagtgtatatataatattttaggtACGTACCCTAGCTTTTTGGAAATAGGATATCGTTTCCTGTACCACAGCCTCTTGTGAGAAAACTTTTTGGGCAAGATATTATTGTTTTGAGCAATTTGTCTAAGCAGATGTGAATTTGTTTTAAATAGAAGTGATGACCCCGCTTCTCACATGAGATGTAAACAtgaatatttttatcctttaacACTTCTTCAGAgataaatttcttcatattcGCTGCGGTGTAAGTAATTTTATTATCCGGAATTATTTGAACACTTCTTAACTCACTAAGCATATTTTTCACTTGTCTCGCAAATACTATTGCCCCATTAAAATATTCAACATCTGGGACGATTTGTGATGTGCAATACCCATGCTTCTCCCACTCATGTATCCATAACTTTTCGTCTGTAGACACCAAAGAAGGCCAATAGAACCCCAATGAAGTCTTTAGGCTCCTGTCATTTAACCACTGTATAGTATAGTATtagaaatcatatatatatgcatttaATTTGCGTCGTTATACGTACCACTTTTTTGACCGTAGTTGGATTTGGAGGAACCTTACACGTAAAAGGAGTGTGACCTGTAGCATTCCCTGGCCAAAGGCCATGTATAGGGAATTCCAACATTATTACGGAGCGCTTGCAAGGTTTATTTGGCCTCCCACAAAAGGTTGGAGGCCATTGCATTATCATCTGCATATGATGATAATTACTACTTACTGGTGGTTGAGTTTTTGGATCACAAGATGCACTACTCacaattattattaatgttataACAATACCAAACAAGTATTCCATATTGGATCATATAATAGAATTATAAATATACTCATTACTATCTCTATCTCCCCCCCTATTTATATGATTATCTTAAACACAACTACCAGTCACAACATTAATTCTTCTATTCAAAATGTTGATTAGTTATGCATGTTTCGATACATTTGAAcaaatactttttttctttaatttcatttggtatagtatatttatatttactatCAAATACTTTCTTTTCATTATACTTTAAGATAAATTAGTTAATCTTTTTTTCTATAATACCCCTTCTTACTGCTCCATCAGTAGGAAgcaattgataaatatattgagACCAAATGCATGAATTTATGCGGATATATTGGCCCAACTATATCTGATCGAAAGTTTTGGGCTTATCTGCTTCTATTTGGTAGGAGAATTAATGGTCTATGATACGCAAATAATAGTAATTTTCTATCAAACATAGATACAAAGAATTGTTTAATACAAAATTGTCATGATTTATTGATGTATATCACTTGTGGCTCATGTCACGTCTAGTCCTCCTTTTGtgttaatacaacaacataacTTAGAGCTTTATctagttaaattaattattaaaaaaaaattatattttacaagaATTATGTCTCGATAAGATTAAATCATTTGGTACTAAATTGCAACAACGTCCAAAACTAAGATTGTAATTGTCTCTATTTAGTGTTGGAAATACAATTTTGTGATGCATCTCATTGCAGTACTAAAATGGACAATAATTTCTTCCTTATTAACGAAATACTACTCAAATCATGTCCATTGCGCGCAAATCCCTCGTCACTCATCTATTAAGTTGTATGTGAAGAATGTTattaaaatgtaataaccctAAAATTGGAATTTTGATGACTAGTTGTTGCATAGATATATTTGGTTATGAGTAAATGACTATGTTGTTTTCACCTTTCTATCTAAACAAAAGTTTCTACCATAacttaatacattattttattattcttctCGCTTAACAACCAATAATGACATCCATTCAAATAATCAGCAGTTTTATACATGTTTTGTTTACACCTACTAGTATTTTCAAGTACGTATGTGTTATGTTTGAAGAATTTCCATGAATCCATAAGTATACTACTTCAAGTAGGACAATGGTGTCATTCataatttcttctttattaAGGAATTATAATTAATGTCACTAATCAATCCATAAGAAAAATAGCATCattcacaattttttctttattaaggAATCAATTAATGTCACTAAGCAATCCATAAAGAGTCCATTTCAAATGCTCACGTATCCTACATGATTTACTAAGTAAGGGGAAAAGGgtgaaatatattcaaattttaatcaaGTTGTTAATGATCAGAAGAGTCAATCACTCAATCGTTATTTAACTCAATAAATTTGATTCTTCCTGTTCAGATTATCTAGAAACTTTGTAAATTCTGG
The window above is part of the Solanum pennellii chromosome 5, SPENNV200 genome. Proteins encoded here:
- the LOC107019209 gene encoding protein SUPPRESSOR OF NIM1 1-like, translated to MVFSEESTREILVSLPVKSLLRFKCVCKNWGSLISNPSFTVDHCKKKKPLQHLIYDYGAGDDAPNITLVSDKGIDEQKSFHRFAGDRINNLLGSIDGVFFIEGEIGDDILCALWNPANREVRYLPGAPISFEWFALGRHLVFGLEPITKDYKVLYYNECEEYAAIYSCSMDSWKFFKHNTYVFENTSRCEQNMYNTADYLNGCYYWLLNERNNKYRILSFDFGNEAFAKMEGPPRGIEDYTWSVTLMLLGDSLGILNFVEGCINDVWTLGPV
- the LOC107019210 gene encoding ribonuclease S-7-like: MEYLFGIVITLIIIVSSASCDPKTQPPVSSNYHHMQMIMQWPPTFCGRPNKPCKRSVIMLEFPIHGLWPGNATGHTPFTCKVPPNPTTVKKVWLNDRSLKTSLGFYWPSLVSTDEKLWIHEWEKHGYCTSQIVPDVEYFNGAIVFARQVKNMLSELRSVQIIPDNKITYTAANMKKFISEEVLKDKNIHVYISCEKRGHHFYLKQIHICLDKLLKTIISCPKSFLTRGCGTGNDILFPKS